From the Roseiconus lacunae genome, one window contains:
- the rpsB gene encoding 30S ribosomal protein S2, which produces MSNPIVQEMIEAGVHFGHRTSLWNPKMKPYIFGSKNQIHILDIRETLRGMLRAKKYLGQVASGGSLILFVGTKRQAGEAIEEQASRCGMPFVSERWLGGTLTNFRTIRSRLGRLEELEKIRTSDAINGYSKKMQSALNREYRKMYRNLNGLRTMNRLPECLFIVDPGKERNAVREAKRLGITTVGLIDTDSDPSLIDLPIPGNDDGIRSIELILKQLSEAVIKGRGQNEVPAEATAPAEAAPAAEAPAEAASSEA; this is translated from the coding sequence ATGTCGAATCCTATCGTACAAGAAATGATCGAAGCTGGTGTTCACTTCGGGCACCGCACCAGCCTCTGGAACCCGAAGATGAAGCCCTACATCTTCGGCAGCAAGAACCAAATCCACATTCTGGATATCCGCGAAACACTTCGTGGGATGTTGCGAGCCAAGAAATATCTTGGCCAAGTTGCATCGGGCGGATCATTGATCCTATTCGTCGGCACCAAACGCCAAGCCGGCGAAGCAATTGAAGAGCAGGCATCGCGCTGCGGCATGCCATTCGTTAGCGAACGCTGGCTCGGCGGTACGCTCACGAACTTCCGCACGATTCGCAGTCGCCTGGGCCGCTTGGAAGAGCTGGAAAAGATCCGTACGAGCGACGCGATCAACGGCTACAGCAAGAAAATGCAATCGGCCTTGAACCGCGAATACCGCAAGATGTACCGCAACTTGAACGGTTTGCGGACGATGAACCGTTTGCCTGAGTGCTTGTTCATCGTCGATCCTGGCAAAGAGCGCAACGCGGTCCGCGAAGCCAAACGACTGGGCATCACCACCGTCGGCCTGATCGACACCGACAGCGATCCGTCGCTGATCGACCTCCCGATCCCCGGTAACGACGACGGGATTCGCAGTATCGAGCTGATCCTCAAACAGCTTTCAGAAGCAGTGATCAAGGGACGCGGGCAGAACGAAGTTCCCGCCGAAGCGACCGCCCCTGCCGAAGCAGCACCGGCGGCCGAAGCCCCCGCCGAAGCAGCGAGTTCGGAAGCCTAA